The following proteins come from a genomic window of Pyxidicoccus sp. MSG2:
- a CDS encoding sigma 54-interacting transcriptional regulator: MPPEEDEELAGSETTPLEQVRGPTRVRLKLLVISGPDVGRSVPLEPGQYRIGSSPSCEIALSDKTVSRQHLRLEVREDGVRAVDAGSRNGSFCEQMRFSELEVRVGAVLQVGTTEFKLVPEESRERIIPPSARESFGALVGDSRPMRELFTLLERLAAGDADVLVQGETGTGKELCAEALHQQGKRSQGPFVIVDLAGVAPSLIESELFGHVKGAFTGAHGERAGAFERAHGGTVFLDEVGELPLELQPRLLRVLERRQLKRVGANDYRTVDMRVVAATHVDLEGAVKAGRFRRDLFHRLAVLRVTLPPLRERPEDLPLLVDTVLRRMGKPPGALSEQTRALLAQYPWPGNVRELRNVVEQVVNLGEETLPELTPDPLGHSADAGSADLELPFKEAKERLIEGFERDYLRSLMERCEGNLSRASREAGIDRFYLRKLMKKHGLDAN, translated from the coding sequence GTGCCTCCAGAGGAAGATGAGGAGCTCGCGGGGTCGGAGACCACTCCGCTCGAGCAGGTGCGCGGCCCCACGCGCGTCCGCCTGAAGCTGCTGGTCATCTCCGGGCCCGACGTGGGCCGCAGCGTGCCGCTCGAGCCAGGCCAGTACCGGATTGGCTCGTCCCCCTCCTGCGAGATTGCGCTGAGCGACAAGACTGTCTCGCGCCAGCACCTGCGGCTCGAGGTGCGTGAGGACGGCGTGCGGGCCGTGGACGCGGGCTCGCGCAATGGCTCCTTCTGCGAGCAGATGCGCTTCTCCGAGCTGGAGGTCCGCGTGGGGGCGGTCCTCCAGGTGGGCACCACCGAGTTCAAGCTGGTGCCGGAGGAGTCACGCGAGCGCATCATCCCGCCTTCCGCGCGCGAGTCCTTTGGCGCGCTGGTGGGCGACAGCCGGCCCATGCGCGAGCTGTTCACCCTGCTGGAGCGACTGGCGGCGGGGGACGCGGATGTGCTCGTGCAGGGCGAGACGGGCACGGGCAAGGAGCTGTGCGCCGAGGCGCTCCATCAGCAGGGCAAGCGCAGCCAGGGCCCGTTCGTCATCGTCGACCTGGCCGGCGTGGCGCCCTCGCTCATCGAGTCCGAGCTGTTCGGCCACGTGAAGGGGGCCTTCACCGGAGCCCATGGAGAGCGGGCCGGGGCCTTCGAGCGGGCCCACGGAGGCACCGTCTTCCTGGACGAGGTGGGGGAGCTGCCGCTGGAGCTCCAGCCCCGGCTCCTGCGGGTGCTGGAGCGGCGCCAGTTGAAGCGGGTGGGCGCCAATGACTACCGCACCGTGGACATGCGGGTGGTCGCGGCCACGCATGTCGACCTGGAAGGCGCGGTGAAGGCCGGTAGGTTTCGCAGGGACCTGTTCCACCGGCTGGCCGTGCTGCGCGTCACCCTGCCCCCCCTGCGCGAGCGGCCCGAGGACCTTCCCCTCCTGGTGGACACGGTGCTGCGGCGCATGGGCAAGCCCCCGGGCGCGCTGTCGGAGCAGACGCGCGCGCTGCTGGCCCAGTACCCGTGGCCGGGAAACGTGCGAGAGCTGCGCAACGTGGTGGAGCAGGTGGTGAACCTGGGCGAGGAGACGCTGCCCGAGCTGACCCCGGACCCGCTCGGGCACTCCGCCGACGCGGGCTCGGCCGACCTGGAGCTGCCCTTCAAGGAAGCCAAGGAGCGGCTCATCGAGGGCTTCGAGCGCGACTACCTCCGGAGCCTGATGGAGCGGTGCGAGGGCAACCTCTCCCGCGCCTCGCGCGAGGCCGGCATCGACCGGTTCTACCTGCGCAAGCTGATGAAGAAGCACGGGCTGGACGCGAACTGA
- a CDS encoding papain-like cysteine protease family protein, with translation MGVDRARTQPSATQNAAASKGGAKGRDWLNIPHINQLRPDGANEGYVNGASFCGPAVVAMLARGANRYPGLSDARLIQELSEGLVSRKGTSPQDLTKMLGRADLPLAGPALSGSYKDTQLQQHLRQGHKLIAQVESVNAKTGERSAHYIVVRGMTPDGKYRISNPMANGPQVLSPNRLRGLVNRAPPDGGMLIPVAQPRNITKGSGAVTPRPARLDTPGRNDGPMGIMARREARNDFKLSIDYGGRQVRPVISSVSPMGYGSHGNFPYDMASIGRDAMRYGSSRPVTPDRFNAEDFAGRLLWLKRKGEPKALEVLELLQSSPYPRDQRVFARVMRAELRQPGIGKKILGDPC, from the coding sequence GTGGGCGTTGACCGTGCTCGTACCCAACCGTCCGCGACGCAGAACGCCGCCGCGAGCAAGGGGGGCGCGAAGGGCCGCGACTGGCTGAACATCCCCCACATCAATCAGCTCCGCCCGGACGGCGCCAACGAGGGCTACGTCAACGGCGCCTCCTTCTGCGGCCCCGCCGTGGTGGCGATGCTGGCCCGGGGGGCCAACAGGTATCCCGGGCTGAGTGATGCCCGGCTCATCCAGGAGCTGTCCGAAGGCCTGGTGTCCCGGAAGGGGACGTCACCCCAGGACCTGACGAAGATGCTGGGGCGCGCCGACCTCCCCCTGGCCGGCCCGGCGCTGTCCGGCTCCTATAAAGATACCCAGTTGCAACAGCACCTGCGTCAGGGCCACAAGCTCATTGCCCAGGTGGAGTCGGTCAACGCGAAGACGGGGGAGCGGAGCGCGCACTACATCGTGGTGCGCGGGATGACGCCCGACGGCAAGTACCGCATCTCGAATCCGATGGCCAACGGGCCCCAGGTGCTGTCTCCCAACCGGCTCCGGGGCCTCGTGAACCGGGCGCCTCCGGATGGAGGGATGCTCATCCCCGTGGCCCAGCCCCGCAACATCACCAAGGGCTCCGGCGCCGTCACACCCCGGCCCGCGCGGCTGGACACGCCGGGACGGAACGACGGCCCCATGGGCATCATGGCCCGCCGTGAGGCGCGCAACGACTTCAAGCTCAGCATCGACTACGGCGGCCGCCAGGTGCGCCCCGTCATCAGCTCCGTCAGCCCCATGGGCTACGGGTCGCACGGCAACTTCCCCTACGACATGGCCAGCATCGGCCGCGATGCGATGCGCTACGGCTCCAGCAGGCCGGTGACTCCGGACCGCTTCAACGCGGAGGACTTCGCGGGCCGGCTGCTGTGGCTCAAGCGGAAGGGAGAGCCCAAGGCCCTCGAGGTCCTGGAGCTCCTCCAGTCCAGCCCCTACCCCAGGGACCAGCGCGTCTTCGCGCGCGTCATGAGGGCCGAGCTGCGCCAGCCCGGCATCGGCAAGAAGATACTGGGCGACCCCTGCTGA
- a CDS encoding mucoidy inhibitor MuiA family protein: MSTEIQTQGVERQEPPLPSEAMRLDAPVRGVTLLEDRAQVSRQGTVRVRAGQNRIVLPGIAPVLQDVSLRAEVLSGPARVADARIRRALRIRTADKPEAARLLEERLRALQREYGQTLEDQVRNRLRFERVGNMLELGAGEIPEDAGWGMGTATQWQDTFDAMFRRARQLREETLQASFKMERLSDELTAVARQRQAMDRVDHQVVSWLEADLLASADGEVEVRIDYVVPNAMWRPLHTARLVEGGQVRVTSSAAVWQDTGEDWKDVDLQFSTARSSLGIEPPLLGDDLLSVKKKNEQVLVQARQVAVQKAGLGSAPAKGGAPTTVDLPGVDDGGETRNLKAPGKNTVPSDGRPNVVPLFTFEDAARSELVAFPELEAKAFLRAVARNTSSNPVLAGPVELLRDNGFVGWTQTLFVAPQEKFELSFGPDDAIRIQREDKKHREEVDSVSKWTEHTLHRLLYLSNLSGETRTVTVTERIPVAEIEHVKVELDTKKTTGEPVLDENGFVTWKVELPANGHTTLHLWFKMSMAPGVQIS, translated from the coding sequence ATGAGCACGGAGATTCAGACCCAGGGTGTGGAGCGTCAGGAGCCCCCGCTGCCCAGCGAGGCCATGCGGCTGGACGCGCCGGTGCGCGGCGTGACGCTGCTGGAGGACCGGGCCCAGGTGTCGCGCCAGGGCACCGTGCGCGTGCGCGCCGGGCAGAACCGAATCGTGCTCCCGGGCATCGCGCCCGTGCTGCAGGACGTGTCCCTGCGCGCCGAGGTGCTCTCCGGCCCCGCGCGGGTGGCGGACGCCCGCATCCGCCGGGCCCTGCGCATCCGCACCGCGGACAAGCCGGAGGCGGCCCGACTCCTGGAGGAGCGGCTGCGAGCCCTCCAGCGCGAGTACGGGCAGACGCTGGAGGACCAGGTGCGCAACCGGCTTCGCTTCGAGCGCGTGGGCAACATGCTGGAGCTGGGCGCGGGCGAAATCCCCGAGGACGCCGGCTGGGGCATGGGCACCGCGACCCAGTGGCAGGACACCTTCGACGCGATGTTCCGCAGGGCCCGCCAGCTGCGCGAGGAGACGCTCCAGGCCAGCTTCAAGATGGAGCGGCTGTCGGACGAGCTGACCGCCGTCGCTCGCCAGCGGCAGGCCATGGACCGCGTGGACCACCAGGTGGTGTCCTGGCTGGAGGCGGACCTGCTGGCCAGCGCCGACGGCGAGGTGGAGGTCCGCATCGACTACGTGGTGCCCAATGCCATGTGGCGGCCGCTGCACACGGCCCGGCTGGTGGAGGGCGGGCAGGTGCGCGTCACCTCGTCGGCCGCGGTGTGGCAGGACACGGGCGAGGACTGGAAGGACGTGGACCTCCAGTTCTCCACGGCGCGCTCGTCGCTGGGAATCGAGCCGCCGCTGCTGGGCGACGACCTGCTCTCCGTGAAGAAGAAGAACGAGCAGGTGCTGGTGCAGGCGCGCCAGGTGGCGGTGCAGAAGGCCGGCCTGGGCAGCGCCCCCGCGAAGGGCGGCGCGCCGACCACCGTGGACCTGCCGGGCGTGGACGACGGCGGCGAGACGCGCAACCTGAAGGCGCCCGGGAAGAACACCGTGCCCTCGGACGGGCGGCCCAACGTGGTGCCGCTCTTCACCTTCGAGGACGCGGCGCGCTCGGAGCTGGTGGCCTTCCCGGAGCTGGAGGCCAAGGCGTTCCTGCGGGCCGTGGCGCGCAACACCTCCTCCAACCCGGTGCTGGCGGGCCCGGTGGAGTTGCTGCGTGACAACGGCTTCGTGGGGTGGACGCAGACGCTGTTCGTGGCGCCCCAGGAGAAGTTCGAGCTGAGCTTCGGCCCGGATGACGCCATCCGCATCCAGCGCGAGGACAAGAAGCACCGCGAGGAGGTGGACTCGGTGAGCAAGTGGACCGAGCACACCCTGCACCGGCTCCTCTACCTGTCCAACCTGTCCGGCGAGACGCGCACCGTCACCGTCACCGAGCGCATCCCCGTGGCGGAAATCGAACATGTGAAGGTGGAGCTGGACACGAAGAAGACCACCGGTGAGCCCGTGCTCGACGAGAACGGCTTCGTCACGTGGAAGGTGGAGCTGCCCGCCAACGGACACACCACGCTCCACCTGTGGTTCAAGATGTCGATGGCGCCGGGGGTGCAAATTTCCTGA
- a CDS encoding mucoidy inhibitor MuiA family protein, whose protein sequence is MPVVESRIDTVTLYQQGARVTRLLTLDCPEGRAPGELEIPRLPLALFDPTVRVRVLATGGGGSDLTATNVRVGLWLPPREAPLETVDQAALRTLRQQVRTVESHIRQRQWEMNVFGGITVPPRPKPEEGKPPPSSPLGARMALEQFTHDGAQARLAEMRALGEQLRTLREEVAVLEQRLAQASTARQVTVQDLYKSVHVQLRHQGAALSRASLSVEYFVPGARWAPSYQCRLSRDCRQVELVMRALIGQHSGEDWSGVKLVLSTAAPLSWTELPELSSIRIGRAQPPPPARAGFRPPPQGAASLFSDFDRDQQALLRVLPSPSPFPLPSLHEPVDLESLEPPVPSDVDVLLSEAGGDDEVEEEMAAPSMRVYAEERDAEMFEEPMAVAAAPMAPPPPAPSKSIMPASAGAPARRSREMSKKMDRGGPAFGHGAGPTQAGLEAVVFTHLRLAPASDGAHRNRLQPMDARRFYLETLARFQVEVTFDVMAAVAGAEARAQGMASTPLPGGTADVRNASSRFDFSYTAEATVDVPSDGVFHSVALGARTGDASVLYVAVPREDSNVYRQAEVQNPLPAPMLAGPAEVYVGGEYVLSTTLPTVAPRGNFKLGLGVEQAIRCARNTRYREQRSGSKIVATTELWHDLTIDLANNLDRDIVCEVRERIPQPAPDAEVVVEEGTVTPAWEPYTQQERGAKALEGGRRWRLTVPANHTQQLSAQYVVKLYANNELEGGNRREA, encoded by the coding sequence ATGCCCGTCGTGGAATCCCGAATCGACACCGTGACGCTCTACCAGCAGGGCGCGCGGGTGACGCGGCTGCTGACGCTGGACTGCCCCGAGGGCCGCGCGCCCGGGGAGCTCGAAATCCCCCGGCTGCCGCTGGCCCTGTTCGACCCCACGGTGCGCGTGCGGGTGCTGGCCACCGGTGGCGGCGGCTCGGACCTCACGGCCACGAACGTGCGCGTGGGCCTGTGGCTGCCGCCCCGCGAGGCCCCCCTGGAGACGGTGGACCAGGCCGCGCTGCGCACGCTGCGCCAACAGGTCAGGACGGTGGAGAGCCACATCCGCCAGCGCCAGTGGGAGATGAACGTCTTCGGCGGCATCACCGTGCCCCCGCGCCCGAAGCCCGAGGAGGGCAAGCCCCCACCGTCCTCACCCCTGGGCGCGCGCATGGCGCTGGAGCAGTTCACCCATGACGGCGCGCAGGCCCGGCTCGCGGAGATGCGCGCCCTGGGCGAGCAACTGCGCACGCTGCGCGAGGAGGTGGCCGTCCTCGAGCAGCGGCTGGCCCAGGCCTCCACCGCGCGGCAGGTGACGGTCCAGGACCTCTACAAGTCCGTGCACGTGCAACTGCGCCACCAGGGCGCCGCGCTCTCCCGCGCGAGCCTCTCCGTGGAGTACTTCGTCCCCGGCGCGCGCTGGGCGCCCAGCTACCAGTGCCGCCTGTCGCGGGACTGCCGGCAGGTGGAGCTGGTGATGCGCGCCCTCATCGGCCAGCACTCCGGCGAGGACTGGAGCGGAGTGAAGCTGGTGCTCTCCACCGCCGCCCCGCTGAGCTGGACGGAGCTGCCGGAGCTGTCCTCCATCCGCATCGGCCGCGCGCAGCCCCCGCCCCCCGCGCGCGCGGGCTTCCGGCCGCCGCCGCAGGGCGCCGCCTCGCTCTTCTCCGACTTCGACCGGGACCAGCAGGCGCTGCTGCGCGTGCTGCCTTCACCTTCACCCTTCCCCCTCCCCTCCCTCCACGAGCCCGTGGACCTCGAGAGCCTGGAGCCTCCCGTCCCGTCGGACGTGGACGTCCTCTTGAGCGAGGCCGGCGGCGACGACGAGGTCGAGGAGGAGATGGCTGCCCCGTCGATGAGGGTCTACGCGGAGGAACGGGATGCGGAGATGTTCGAGGAGCCCATGGCGGTGGCCGCCGCTCCCATGGCCCCTCCTCCTCCCGCGCCCAGCAAGTCCATCATGCCCGCCTCCGCCGGAGCGCCCGCGCGCCGCAGCAGGGAGATGTCCAAGAAGATGGACCGGGGCGGGCCCGCCTTCGGCCATGGCGCCGGGCCCACGCAGGCCGGCCTGGAGGCGGTGGTCTTCACGCACCTGCGGCTCGCCCCCGCGTCGGACGGTGCGCACCGCAACCGGCTCCAGCCCATGGACGCGCGCCGCTTCTATCTGGAGACGCTGGCGCGCTTCCAGGTGGAGGTGACGTTCGACGTCATGGCGGCGGTGGCCGGAGCGGAGGCACGCGCCCAGGGCATGGCCTCCACGCCGCTGCCCGGCGGCACCGCCGACGTGAGGAACGCTTCCAGTCGCTTCGACTTCAGCTACACGGCCGAGGCCACCGTGGATGTCCCCTCGGACGGCGTCTTCCACTCCGTGGCGCTGGGCGCTCGCACCGGTGACGCCAGCGTCCTCTACGTGGCCGTGCCAAGGGAGGACTCGAACGTCTACCGGCAGGCCGAGGTGCAGAACCCGCTGCCCGCCCCGATGCTGGCCGGACCCGCCGAGGTGTACGTGGGCGGCGAGTACGTGCTGTCCACCACCCTGCCCACGGTGGCCCCGCGCGGCAACTTCAAGCTGGGCCTGGGCGTGGAGCAGGCCATCCGCTGCGCGCGCAACACCCGCTACCGCGAGCAGCGCAGCGGCTCCAAAATCGTGGCGACGACGGAGCTGTGGCACGACCTCACCATCGACCTGGCCAACAACCTGGACCGGGACATCGTCTGCGAGGTCCGCGAGCGCATTCCCCAGCCCGCGCCCGACGCGGAGGTGGTGGTGGAAGAGGGCACCGTCACCCCGGCGTGGGAGCCCTACACGCAGCAGGAGCGCGGCGCCAAGGCGCTGGAGGGTGGGCGGCGCTGGCGCCTCACCGTGCCGGCCAACCACACCCAGCAGCTCTCCGCGCAGTACGTGGTGAAGCTGTATGCCAACAACGAGCTCGAGGGCGGCAACCGCCGCGAGGCCTGA
- a CDS encoding DUF4082 domain-containing protein → MTSRPHAVVCLVLCLLALTPVPASAATYTLFAPSDTPLGNSSETSPIELGMRFEVDTPGWVSGVRFYKAVANTGTHTGTLWTDNGTVLATGEFTGETDSGWQQMTFGQAIQVMPGQVYVVSYHTTTGHYSYAYGAFASGITSGPLHALANTPTSPNGVFVYSNGGTFPTDTWNGGNYYVDVVYSDEPPTPDPDLAPSVYPDTTVPTVPSSGDGAAVEVGAKFRASQDGWVYGVRFYKGAGNTGPHVGNLWAAASHTLLASAPFVGETALGWQTQRFDPPVRITANTTYVISYHAPNGHYAWDLNGLISDICRGLLCQPGDTVAEPNGVHAYSATSTFPDMTWGATNYYVDVLYTNSVNPPAPPPLPPAPPPAGSHEYTLYPKGAAPRRPLEGNNESVELGVRFRSDVPGYVRGIRFFKGGAANSGTHFGRLYKGATGERLANAEFVSESLVGWQEVRFAWPVHIDANTEYVASYFAPNGGWSATWEAFTDQGVDSRPLHAPRSGNGVFHYGPLGGFPDQSFRNTDYGVDVVFSPEQQATKAFSSAFQPDGFSSEGIGVELGLKFTVDRPATALAVRFLKAVGNTGTHVGNVWNLGTGQNLGSVTFTSETSAGWQEAKFATPVPLEPGVTYVVSYYAPNGHYAYSRGWWESHSVSAGALRVAQGTGTNQTSIFHYGPESHIPTESFANSDYAVDVVVRASYPVPSPAPSPARDNKAGTGPVLVAMDPDNHFTEYLPELLKAEGINSFVKWDAGNLGAAADLAGFTTVILGEGNLGSAQLAALTEWVNAGGTLIAMRPKPELDALLGISRTGATLAEGYIDVHTGQAPGAGIVDETMQYHGVADVLVPLAGTDTVAGLYQDASTAVAGNAAAVTLRSVGAGRAAAFAYDLARSVVYTRQGNPAWAKSDRDRSYLNPGLVGSTGRADDMFIGDSFYDDEADWVDLDKLEIPQADEQQRLLVNLMNLASQPLPRLWYLPNAREAAFVYTGDGHPGNNTLGRLQELEAASPVGCSVADWECYRMTIYGYAPSISSTGNLPLTDAEARAWEDKGFELAMHLSTNCGDYDTKAWLDALYDAQLDSFNGVTDALKGWPSVRDPRTVRTHCIAWSDWTTQADVELEHGIRLDTNYYAYPGNWLQDRPGLFTGSGFAMRFAHEDGTPVDVYQAATQFTDESGQTYPLHVERVLDNALQKGFYGTFVANLHVDNGSFEATASLAALQARPQVAVISAAQLLDWNDAREHTRVTASSWNGTALAFDLGTPAHGLSLMLPATRGTKSLTTVTRDGASVTVGAPKTIKGVAYVFVNAAAAGHYVATYD, encoded by the coding sequence GTGACCTCACGACCCCATGCTGTCGTGTGCCTCGTCCTGTGCCTGCTCGCGCTGACGCCGGTACCGGCCTCCGCGGCCACCTATACGCTCTTCGCGCCGTCGGACACGCCCCTGGGCAACTCCAGTGAGACCTCGCCCATCGAGCTCGGCATGCGCTTCGAGGTGGACACGCCGGGCTGGGTTTCTGGCGTGCGCTTCTACAAGGCGGTGGCGAACACCGGCACGCATACCGGCACGCTCTGGACGGACAACGGCACCGTGCTCGCCACCGGGGAGTTCACCGGCGAGACGGACTCCGGCTGGCAGCAGATGACTTTCGGGCAGGCCATCCAGGTCATGCCCGGTCAGGTCTACGTGGTCTCGTACCACACCACGACCGGCCACTACTCCTACGCGTACGGTGCCTTCGCCAGCGGCATCACGAGCGGGCCGCTCCATGCGCTCGCGAACACGCCGACGAGCCCGAATGGCGTCTTCGTGTACAGCAACGGCGGCACCTTCCCGACGGACACCTGGAACGGTGGCAACTACTACGTCGACGTCGTCTACTCCGACGAGCCGCCCACGCCGGACCCCGACCTCGCGCCGAGCGTCTACCCCGACACCACGGTGCCAACGGTGCCGAGCAGCGGCGACGGCGCCGCCGTCGAGGTCGGCGCGAAGTTCCGCGCCAGCCAGGACGGCTGGGTCTACGGCGTGCGCTTCTACAAGGGCGCGGGCAACACCGGTCCGCACGTCGGCAACCTCTGGGCCGCTGCCAGCCACACGCTGCTCGCCAGCGCCCCGTTCGTCGGTGAGACGGCGCTGGGCTGGCAGACCCAGCGCTTCGACCCGCCGGTGCGTATCACCGCGAACACGACGTATGTGATTTCGTACCACGCGCCCAACGGCCACTACGCCTGGGACCTCAACGGCCTCATCAGCGACATCTGCCGCGGCCTGCTGTGCCAGCCCGGCGACACCGTGGCGGAGCCGAACGGCGTCCACGCGTACTCGGCCACCTCCACGTTCCCCGACATGACCTGGGGTGCCACGAACTACTACGTGGACGTGCTCTACACGAACTCGGTGAACCCGCCCGCGCCGCCGCCGCTGCCGCCGGCCCCGCCGCCAGCGGGCAGCCACGAGTACACGCTGTACCCGAAGGGCGCGGCGCCGCGCCGCCCGCTCGAGGGCAACAACGAGTCGGTCGAGCTCGGCGTCCGCTTCCGCTCGGACGTGCCTGGCTACGTGCGCGGCATCCGCTTCTTCAAGGGCGGCGCGGCGAACTCCGGCACGCACTTCGGCCGCCTCTACAAGGGGGCCACCGGCGAGCGTCTGGCCAACGCCGAATTCGTGAGCGAGTCCCTCGTTGGCTGGCAGGAGGTCCGCTTCGCCTGGCCGGTGCACATCGACGCCAACACGGAGTACGTCGCCTCCTACTTCGCGCCGAACGGTGGCTGGTCCGCCACCTGGGAGGCGTTCACGGACCAGGGCGTGGACAGTCGCCCACTGCACGCTCCCAGGAGCGGCAACGGCGTCTTCCACTACGGTCCCCTCGGCGGCTTCCCGGACCAGTCGTTCCGCAACACCGACTACGGCGTCGACGTGGTGTTCTCGCCGGAGCAGCAGGCCACGAAGGCCTTCAGCAGCGCGTTCCAGCCGGACGGCTTCTCGAGCGAGGGCATCGGAGTCGAGCTGGGCCTGAAGTTCACCGTCGACCGGCCGGCCACGGCGCTGGCGGTGCGCTTCCTCAAGGCCGTGGGCAACACCGGCACCCACGTTGGCAACGTGTGGAACCTGGGCACCGGTCAGAATCTCGGCAGCGTGACCTTCACCAGCGAGACGAGCGCGGGCTGGCAGGAGGCGAAGTTCGCCACGCCCGTCCCGCTCGAGCCCGGCGTGACGTACGTGGTCTCCTACTACGCGCCGAACGGGCACTACGCGTACAGCCGTGGCTGGTGGGAGTCGCACAGCGTCAGCGCCGGTGCACTGCGGGTTGCGCAGGGGACGGGCACCAACCAGACGTCCATCTTCCACTACGGCCCCGAGAGCCACATCCCGACCGAGAGCTTCGCGAACTCCGACTACGCGGTGGATGTCGTCGTCCGGGCGAGCTACCCCGTGCCGTCGCCGGCACCGTCGCCGGCCCGCGACAACAAGGCGGGCACCGGGCCCGTGCTCGTCGCGATGGACCCGGACAACCACTTCACGGAGTACCTCCCGGAACTGCTCAAGGCCGAGGGCATCAACTCGTTCGTGAAGTGGGATGCCGGCAACCTCGGCGCCGCCGCCGACCTCGCGGGCTTCACCACGGTGATTCTCGGTGAGGGCAACCTGGGCAGTGCGCAGCTCGCGGCGCTGACGGAGTGGGTGAACGCGGGTGGCACGCTCATCGCCATGCGGCCGAAGCCCGAGCTCGATGCGCTGCTGGGCATCAGCCGCACCGGTGCCACCCTGGCCGAGGGCTACATCGACGTCCACACCGGCCAGGCACCCGGCGCCGGCATCGTCGACGAGACGATGCAGTACCACGGCGTCGCGGACGTGCTCGTGCCGCTCGCCGGCACGGACACGGTGGCGGGCCTCTACCAGGATGCGAGCACGGCCGTGGCCGGCAACGCCGCCGCCGTGACGCTGCGCAGTGTCGGGGCCGGCAGGGCCGCGGCCTTCGCCTACGACCTGGCTCGCTCCGTGGTGTACACGCGCCAGGGCAACCCGGCATGGGCGAAGTCGGACCGGGACCGCTCCTACCTGAATCCGGGTCTCGTGGGCTCGACCGGCCGCGCGGACGACATGTTCATCGGCGACTCGTTCTACGACGACGAGGCGGACTGGGTGGACCTCGACAAGCTCGAGATTCCGCAGGCCGACGAGCAGCAGCGGCTGCTGGTGAACCTCATGAACCTGGCCAGCCAGCCCCTGCCGCGACTCTGGTACCTGCCGAACGCGCGAGAGGCCGCGTTCGTCTACACCGGCGACGGCCACCCGGGGAACAACACCCTGGGCCGGCTCCAGGAGCTGGAGGCGGCGAGCCCCGTGGGCTGCTCGGTCGCGGATTGGGAGTGCTACCGCATGACCATCTACGGCTACGCGCCGAGCATCTCCTCCACCGGCAACCTGCCGCTCACGGACGCGGAGGCCAGGGCGTGGGAGGACAAGGGCTTCGAGCTGGCCATGCACCTCAGTACGAATTGCGGCGACTACGACACCAAGGCCTGGCTCGACGCGCTCTACGACGCGCAGCTCGACAGCTTCAACGGCGTCACCGACGCGCTGAAGGGCTGGCCGAGCGTCCGCGACCCGCGGACGGTTCGCACGCACTGCATCGCGTGGAGCGACTGGACGACCCAGGCCGACGTGGAGCTCGAGCATGGCATCCGGCTCGACACCAACTACTACGCCTATCCCGGCAACTGGCTCCAGGACCGGCCGGGCCTGTTCACGGGCAGCGGCTTCGCCATGCGCTTCGCGCACGAGGATGGCACGCCGGTCGACGTCTACCAGGCGGCGACGCAGTTCACCGATGAGTCGGGACAGACGTATCCGCTCCACGTGGAGCGCGTGCTGGACAACGCCCTGCAGAAGGGCTTCTACGGCACGTTCGTGGCCAACCTGCACGTCGACAACGGCTCGTTCGAGGCGACGGCCAGCCTCGCGGCGCTACAGGCGCGTCCCCAGGTCGCGGTCATCTCCGCCGCGCAGTTGCTGGACTGGAACGACGCGCGCGAGCACACGCGCGTGACGGCGAGCAGCTGGAACGGCACCGCGCTGGCCTTCGACCTCGGCACGCCGGCGCACGGCCTCTCGCTGATGCTGCCGGCCACTCGCGGGACGAAGAGCCTGACGACGGTGACGCGTGACGGCGCGTCCGTGACGGTGGGCGCCCCGAAGACCATCAAGGGCGTGGCCTACGTGTTCGTGAACGCGGCTGCCGCCGGTCACTACGTGGCCACGTACGACTGA
- a CDS encoding class I SAM-dependent methyltransferase has product MSEEDRRRWNTRYREPQEAREPSAFLRSLADLLPVTGRALDVAGGTGREALWLARRGLDVTLLDISEVALERASEDARAAGVGLRTQSLDVEVEPLPPGPFDVVLCLNFLWRPLFARFPQVLAPGGLLVFAQPTRSNLQRHAHPSARFLLEDGELPRLVQGLTCVSYTEAWTGEGRHEARLVAARA; this is encoded by the coding sequence ATGTCCGAGGAAGACCGGCGGCGGTGGAACACGCGCTACCGCGAGCCGCAGGAAGCCCGGGAGCCCTCCGCCTTCCTGCGCTCGCTCGCGGACCTGCTTCCCGTCACGGGCCGTGCGCTCGACGTGGCGGGAGGCACCGGACGGGAGGCCCTGTGGCTCGCGAGGCGTGGCCTGGACGTCACCCTGCTGGACATCTCGGAGGTGGCGCTCGAGCGCGCCTCCGAGGACGCACGAGCGGCGGGAGTGGGCCTGCGGACGCAGTCTTTGGACGTGGAGGTGGAGCCGCTCCCGCCCGGCCCCTTCGACGTCGTGCTCTGCCTGAACTTCCTCTGGCGGCCGCTGTTCGCCCGCTTCCCGCAGGTGCTCGCCCCGGGAGGGCTGCTCGTCTTCGCACAGCCCACCCGCAGCAACCTCCAGCGGCACGCACACCCCTCCGCCCGCTTCCTGCTGGAGGACGGGGAGCTGCCCCGGCTGGTCCAGGGGCTGACGTGCGTCTCGTACACCGAGGCCTGGACCGGGGAAGGCCGTCACGAGGCCCGCCTGGTGGCGGCGAGGGCCTGA